TGAGCACTATTACGAAAAACCAGGATGGTTCATCAACCATCAGGACTATTACGATAACTACGACCGCAAGGCTCCGAAGGTTTATCTAGGTGAGTATGCTGCCAATGGCAATAACGAGTTAGATCGTGCCCTTGCCGAAGGCATCCACCTCTGCAATGTAGAGCGTAATGGTGATGTGGTAGAAATGACCTCCTATGCTCCGTTGCTTTGCAAGAATGGTTATAGCAACTGGAATCCGGATATGATCTATTTCGATAACAGCGAGAAAATCCGTCTCACCGAGAGCTACAAGATGCAGAAGATGTTCGGTCAGCATGCCGGTGATATTTATATTGCTTCAGAGTTGAATCTTCCTGTAGCCTTGAAGCGTTATGTGGGAACTAGCGTGGTGAAGGATTCAAAGACTGGCAAAACCTGGCTCAAGGTGGTGAATGCCTTGCCTCGTACGCTCAAGCTTCAGGTAAATGGTCTTGGTAGCAAGGCTGTGGAAGTAAAAGCCCGTTCTTCGCAGGTTTTCGAACTCTAGGATAATTCCTGTTTTCTGAACAAGGGTAAAAGCATCAAACTCATTTTTCTATTGATGCTTTTGCCCTTCTTTTTTGCTCAATATCTCGTGAAACGTGCGTTTTAGCTGACAATCTGTTAGAATAAAGCTTTGTTTTATAACAAAATCCGTAATTTTTTGAAAGTTTATACGAAATTTGTTGGTTATTACATAAATTCTCATTATCTTTGCAGGCAAAAATAAAAGATGAGGTCTCGAAAGAGTCCTTTTCGTAGTAACGAACAAGAAAAATAAAAGAGATAATTCAATATGAAACATCCATTAAGAAGTAGCGTCTGTACTGAAGGCAGAAGAATGGCAGGTGCCCGTGCACTCTGGGTAGCTGCAGGTATGAAACATGAGCAGTTTGGCAAGCCAATCATCGCTATCGTGAACAGCTTTACACAGTTTGTTCCAGGTCATACTCATCTTCACGAGATTGGTCAGATTGTCAAGAAGGAAATTGAGGCTATGGGTTGCTATGCAGCCGAGTTTAATACCATCGCTGTGGATGATGGTATCGCTATGGGCCACGACGGAATGCTCTATTCTTTGCCAAGCCGTGATATCATCGCTGATTCTGTGGAATATATGGTCAATGCTCACAAGGCGGATGCCATGATCTGCATCTCCAACTGTGACAAGGTGACTCCAGGTATGCTCATGGCATCTATGCGCCTGAATATCCCTACCGTGTTCTGCTCTGGTGGTCCGATGGAGGCTGGCCGCTGGAAAGGCGAGAATGCCGACTTGATTACCGCAATGATCAAGGGTGCTGATACCAGCATTTCTGACGAGGAGATGGAGCAGATTGAAAAGTGTGCCTGCCCTGGTTGCGGAAGCTGCTCGGGTATGTTCACAGCCAACTCCATGAACTCTCTTACCGAGGCTATCGGTTTGAGTCTTCCGGGAAACGGAACCATTCTTGCTACCCATAAGAACCGCATCGAACTCTTCAAGGAGGCTGCCCGACAGGTGGTTAAGAATGCATACGCATACTATCAGGATGGTGACGAGAGCGTTTTGCCACGCAATATCGCTACCCGTGACGCCTTCCTCAACGCTATGACCCTTGATATCGCCATGGGCGGTAGCACCAACACCGTGCTCCACCTGTTGGCTGTGGCTCAGGAAGCTGGTGCCGACTTCAAGATGGAAGACATCGATGCTTTGAGCCGCAAGGTGCCTTGCCTCTGCAAGCTCTCTCCTAATACTCAGAAGTATAGCGTGCAGGAGTGCAATCGTGCCGGTGGTATCCTGGGCATCTTGAACGAGTTGAACAAGGGTGGTCTTATCAATGGCAACGTGATGCGTGTGGATGGTCATACCCTTGCAGAACAGATGAAGAAATATGATATCACAGGTGCTAGCATCGACCCAGAGGCTGACAGAATCTATCATTCTGCCCCTGGCAGAAAGTTCTCTACCCAGATGGGTAGCCAGGATGCACAGTGGGAGAGCCTCGATACAGACAGAGAAAATGGTTGTATCCGCGACTTGGAGCATGCTTACACCAAGGATGGCGGTTTGGCAGTGCTCTTCGGTAACATCGCCCAGAATGGTTGCGTTGTGAAGACTGCCGGTGTTGACCCAGTGCTTTGGCACTTCGAGGGTCCTGCCGTATGCTTCGACTCTCAGGAGGATGCCTGCGAGGGAATCTTGGGGGGCAAGGTGAATTCTGGCGATTGCGTAGTGATTACTCACGAAGGTCCTAAGGGCGGTCCTGGCATGCAGGAAATGCTTTATCCTACCTCTTACATCAAGAGCCGTCACCTCGGAAAGGAATGTGCGCTCATCACTGATGGCCGCTTCTCGGGTGGTACTTCAGGCTTGAGTATCGGTCATATCAGTCCTGAGGCTGCTGCCGGTGGCAACATCGGTAAGATCAAGGATGGCGATATCATCGTTATCGATATTCCTAGCCGTTCTATCAACGTGAAGCTTTCTGATGAGGAGCTTGCAGCGCGCCCACAACAGCCTTTGAAGCGAAACCGTGTGGTTAGCAAGGCTTTGCGTGCCTACGCCCAGAGCGTAAGTTCTGCAGATAAGGGCGGTGTGAGAATCATCGACTAAGGTGCGAGAATCATCGACTAATAGAGAAAAGATAACAAGTTTTTGAATTTTTCAGAATAATAACAGATAAATGGCAAAAGAAGTAATAACAGGAGCTGAAGCATTGATGCGCTCGCTGCATAACGAAGGGGTAAAGACCATCTTCGGTTATCCGGGCGGTAGCATCATGCCAGTGTTTGATGCGCTGTATGGTTACACGAGAGGAGAGAAGAAGATGTTCGATCACATCTTGGTTCGTCACGAGCAGGCTGCTGCTCACGCTGCACAGGGATATGCCCGAGTCAGCGGCGAAGTGGGTGTGACTCTCGTGACTAGTGGTCCTGGAGCTACCAATACGCTCACCGGTATTGCTGATGCCATGATGGATTCTACGCCTATCGTGGTTATCGCCGGACAGGTGGGTGTGGGTGCTTTGGGTACTGATGCCTTCCAGGAGGTTGACCTGGTGGGCGTTACCCAGCCTATCTCTAAGTGGGCTTATCAGATTCGCCGTCCTGAGGATGTAGCGTGGGCTGTGAGCCGGGCGTTCTATATCGCTCGTAGCGGTCGACCGGGTCCGGTGGTACTCGACTTCACCAAGAATGCCCAGATTGCAACTTGCGAGTGGGAACCAGTGAAATGCGAGAAGGTTACATCTTACAATCCATATCCTAAGATTGATGAGAAGGCTGTGGCTGAGGCTGCAGAACTCATCAATCAGGCAAAGAAGCCTTTTGCCCTCGTGGGGCATGGTGTAGAGCTGGGAGGTGCCCATAATGAATTGTTGGAATTCCTGGAGAAGGCAGACATCCCGGCAGGTCGCACCCTGCTCGGTCTTTCTGCTCTTCCTAGCAATCACCCTCTCAACATGGGTATGCTCGGTATGCATGGTTCCTATGCTACCAATATGAAGACCCAGGAGTGCGATGTGCTCATCGCCATCGGTATGCGCTTCAGCGACCGTATCACGGGTATTCCTTCTAAATACGCCAAGCAGGCTAAGATTATCCATCTTGATATCGACAAGTCGGAAATCGATAAGGTTATCAAGACAGATGTGGCTGTGATTGGCGATTGCAAGCAGTCGCTGCCAGCCATTACCCGTCTTCTGGACAAGAATGTTCACCGCGAATGGAGAGATTCCTTCGAGGAATATCGCCAGCAGGAGCAGGAGAAGGTGATAGAAAAGGATATCCATCCTACAGAAGGACCTCTGCTCATGGGCGAGGTGACCAATGTGGTGACAGAAGCTACTCATAATGAGGCGGTTCTCGTGAACGATGTAGGTCAGAACCAGATGATCAGTAGCCGCTACTTCAAGTTTACCAAGAAGTTGAGCATCGTGACCAGTGGTGGTTTCGGAACCATGGGCTTCGGTCTTCCTGCAGCTATCGGTGCTACCTTCGGTGCTCCAGACAGAACTATCTGCTGTTTCTTCGGTGATGGCGGATTCCAGATGAACATCCAGGAGTTGGGTACCATCATGGAGCAGCAGGCACCGGTGAAGATGATTCTCTTGAACAACAACTATCTGGGTAATGTGCGCCAGTGGCAGGATCTGATGTTCGAGGGACGTCGCTCTTTCACCCATATGCTGAACCCACGCTATGAGGAAATCGCCAAGGCTTATGGCATCCCATACGATGTGGTTATCGACCGCAAGGACTTGAAGGAGAAGGTAGAGAAGATGATAAGCACCAAGGGACCATATCTTCTGGAGTGCGCCATCAAGGAAGACGAGGACATCGTTCCGATGACCCTGCCTGGAAAGAGTGTGGATGAAATGCAGCTTGAGCTTCACTATTAATAAAGAAAAGAATTATGGAGAATAACAACGAAAAGAAATTATATACGTTGCTTGTCTATTCTGAGAATATCGCGGGTATTCTGAATCAGATTACAACTGTGTTCACTCGCAGACAGGTTAACATCGAGAGCTTGAATGTATCGGCTAGTAGCATCAAGAACATCCATAAATACACGATTACTGTGTGGAGCGACGCTGAGCAGATAGAGAAAATCAACAAGGCGATTGAAAAGAAGATTGATGTGGTGAAGAGTGATTACTACACCGACGATCAGATTTTCATTCACGAGGTGGCACTCTTTAAGATTTCTACCCCTGTCTTGTTGGAAAATCCAGAGGTATCCCGCACCATCCGCAAGCACGATGCTCGCATGATGGAGGTGAATCCTACCTATAGCACCGTGCTTTTGGCAGGACTTACCGAGGATATCGCCGACCTTTTCCATAAGCTGAATAGTTTCGACTGTCTCCTGCAATATACCCGAAGTGGACGAATTGCCGTAACCCGAAGCTTCGACGAGCCGGTTTCCGACTATGTGAAGCAGAATTCAGAAGGATAATCCATTTATGATTCAATAGATCCCTTTGTTCCTTTGATTTGAAAATCGGAAGAACAGAGGGATTTTTGTCTTATATACAAGCTGATTTTTTGTCTTATATACAAGCATATTTTTCGTCCTTTATGCAAACAGGGCTTTTGCTATACAATATAAGCCGGAATTTTTCGCTATATATATAATGACGTTATATATATAATAATGCTGTATATATAATAAGGTGTAAACGAATAAAAGAAATTAGTATGAAACCAGAATTATTAAGTAAAGTAGGTCGCTATGAGTTTTTGGCAGAACCCTTCCATTGCGACTTTTCCAGTCATCTCTTCATGGGACACCTGGGCAATCATCTTTTGAACGCAGCCGATTTTCATAGCAACGACCGTGGCTATGGCATGAATTATCTGATGCCTCGCCACAAGACTTGGGTATTGAGCCGTCTTGCCGTAGAAATGGTAGAAATGCCAAAATCATACGATAAGTTCTTCGTGGAAACATGGGTAGAGAGTGCCATGAAGTATTTCACATCCCGTGATTTCAAGATTTGCGGAAAAGATGAGAAAGTGTATGGCTATGGCAAGAGTGTTTGGGCGATGATTGATACGGAGACCCGACAGCCTGTAGATATTTTTGAAATTAATGATGGCCTGATCAAGGAATATATCGAAACTGAAAAACCTTGTCCTATTGCTGCAAGTTCCAGAGTGAAGATGAGCAAGGAGGCAAAGCTGGTCCGCACCATCGATACCTATTATAATGATGTGGATGTAAACGGGCATATCAACTCCGTAAAGTACATCGAACACATCCTCGACCTCTTCGACATCGATTACTATTTGACACATTTCCTGCAAAGATTCGAGATAGCTTATGTTGCCGAGAGCCATCAGGGTGACAAATTGAAATTCTATATGGAGCAGGTAGAAGACGAAGAATTCTGCATAAAAATAACAAAAATATGCAGAAATGACGAAAATGAGGTAGAAATCGTAAGAAGTAAGCTAAAATTTATAAAAAAGTGATAGAAAAATTTGGTAGTGTCATTTTAAATCATTACCTTTGCACTCGAAATAAAGAATAAACCCAGTGCCGCTACCTTGGATAGGCAGTGGACGGATCAAACAGGCTCTCTTTGGATAAGAATACAGCTCGCATCCGTATGGACAAGTATAACCCGCGGCTCCATAAAGGCAAGCCGCACAAATTAAATTACAATTATGGCAGAAATGAATTTCGGTGGCGTAATGGAAACTGTTGTCACTAGTCATGAATTTTCATTGGAGAAGGCACGTGAAGTATTGAAGAACGAAACTATCGCAGTTATCGGTTATGGTATCCAGGGTCCTGGTCAGGCTTGTAACCTTCGCGATAATGGTTTCAATGTCATCGTCGGACAGCGTCAGGGTAAGACCTACGAGAAGTGTTTGAAGGATGGCTGGGTACCTGGTAAGACTTTGTTCTCTATCGAGGAGGCAGCTGAGAAGGGTACTATCATCTGTATGTTGCTTTCTGATGCCGGTCAGATTGCTTGCTGGCCAAAAATTAAGCCACACCTCACAGCAGGTAAGACTTTGTATTATTCACATGGTTTCGCTATCAACTGGAGCGATCGCACAGGCGTAGTTCCACCTAAGGATATTGATGTTATCATGGTTGCACCTAAGGGTTCTGGTACTTCTCTCCGCACAATGTTCTGCGAGGGTCGTGGTTTGAACTGCTCTTACGCTGTATATCAGGATGCATCTGGTAAAGCAGAGGAAAAGACTATTGCATTCGGTATTGGTATCGGTGCAGGATATTTGTTCAAGACTACATTCCAGCGTGAGGCTACTTCTGACCTTACTGGTGAGCGTGGTTCTTTGATGGGTGCTATCGAGGGTCTTTTGGAGGCTCAGTACGATGTACTTCGTGAGAACGGTCACTCTCCATCTGAGGCATTCAACGAGACTGTTGAGGAGTTGACTCA
The Segatella copri DNA segment above includes these coding regions:
- the ilvD gene encoding dihydroxy-acid dehydratase, whose protein sequence is MKHPLRSSVCTEGRRMAGARALWVAAGMKHEQFGKPIIAIVNSFTQFVPGHTHLHEIGQIVKKEIEAMGCYAAEFNTIAVDDGIAMGHDGMLYSLPSRDIIADSVEYMVNAHKADAMICISNCDKVTPGMLMASMRLNIPTVFCSGGPMEAGRWKGENADLITAMIKGADTSISDEEMEQIEKCACPGCGSCSGMFTANSMNSLTEAIGLSLPGNGTILATHKNRIELFKEAARQVVKNAYAYYQDGDESVLPRNIATRDAFLNAMTLDIAMGGSTNTVLHLLAVAQEAGADFKMEDIDALSRKVPCLCKLSPNTQKYSVQECNRAGGILGILNELNKGGLINGNVMRVDGHTLAEQMKKYDITGASIDPEADRIYHSAPGRKFSTQMGSQDAQWESLDTDRENGCIRDLEHAYTKDGGLAVLFGNIAQNGCVVKTAGVDPVLWHFEGPAVCFDSQEDACEGILGGKVNSGDCVVITHEGPKGGPGMQEMLYPTSYIKSRHLGKECALITDGRFSGGTSGLSIGHISPEAAAGGNIGKIKDGDIIVIDIPSRSINVKLSDEELAARPQQPLKRNRVVSKALRAYAQSVSSADKGGVRIID
- the ilvB gene encoding biosynthetic-type acetolactate synthase large subunit — protein: MAKEVITGAEALMRSLHNEGVKTIFGYPGGSIMPVFDALYGYTRGEKKMFDHILVRHEQAAAHAAQGYARVSGEVGVTLVTSGPGATNTLTGIADAMMDSTPIVVIAGQVGVGALGTDAFQEVDLVGVTQPISKWAYQIRRPEDVAWAVSRAFYIARSGRPGPVVLDFTKNAQIATCEWEPVKCEKVTSYNPYPKIDEKAVAEAAELINQAKKPFALVGHGVELGGAHNELLEFLEKADIPAGRTLLGLSALPSNHPLNMGMLGMHGSYATNMKTQECDVLIAIGMRFSDRITGIPSKYAKQAKIIHLDIDKSEIDKVIKTDVAVIGDCKQSLPAITRLLDKNVHREWRDSFEEYRQQEQEKVIEKDIHPTEGPLLMGEVTNVVTEATHNEAVLVNDVGQNQMISSRYFKFTKKLSIVTSGGFGTMGFGLPAAIGATFGAPDRTICCFFGDGGFQMNIQELGTIMEQQAPVKMILLNNNYLGNVRQWQDLMFEGRRSFTHMLNPRYEEIAKAYGIPYDVVIDRKDLKEKVEKMISTKGPYLLECAIKEDEDIVPMTLPGKSVDEMQLELHY
- the ilvN gene encoding acetolactate synthase small subunit, which gives rise to MENNNEKKLYTLLVYSENIAGILNQITTVFTRRQVNIESLNVSASSIKNIHKYTITVWSDAEQIEKINKAIEKKIDVVKSDYYTDDQIFIHEVALFKISTPVLLENPEVSRTIRKHDARMMEVNPTYSTVLLAGLTEDIADLFHKLNSFDCLLQYTRSGRIAVTRSFDEPVSDYVKQNSEG
- a CDS encoding acyl-[acyl-carrier-protein] thioesterase — protein: MKPELLSKVGRYEFLAEPFHCDFSSHLFMGHLGNHLLNAADFHSNDRGYGMNYLMPRHKTWVLSRLAVEMVEMPKSYDKFFVETWVESAMKYFTSRDFKICGKDEKVYGYGKSVWAMIDTETRQPVDIFEINDGLIKEYIETEKPCPIAASSRVKMSKEAKLVRTIDTYYNDVDVNGHINSVKYIEHILDLFDIDYYLTHFLQRFEIAYVAESHQGDKLKFYMEQVEDEEFCIKITKICRNDENEVEIVRSKLKFIKK
- the ilvC gene encoding ketol-acid reductoisomerase is translated as MAEMNFGGVMETVVTSHEFSLEKAREVLKNETIAVIGYGIQGPGQACNLRDNGFNVIVGQRQGKTYEKCLKDGWVPGKTLFSIEEAAEKGTIICMLLSDAGQIACWPKIKPHLTAGKTLYYSHGFAINWSDRTGVVPPKDIDVIMVAPKGSGTSLRTMFCEGRGLNCSYAVYQDASGKAEEKTIAFGIGIGAGYLFKTTFQREATSDLTGERGSLMGAIEGLLEAQYDVLRENGHSPSEAFNETVEELTQSLGPLFGAKGMDWMYANCSTTAQRGALDWAPRFREAIKPVMEWLYYSVKTGNEAQISIDKNSQADYREKLNAELEAMRNKEMWQAGVTVRKLRPENN